The genomic interval CAAGAGATCTGTCAGGCCGCCTGTAGGCTAATAGCCTTTGGCGGTGGCCTGATCTCAGAGGTCCCACTGGGACGTTTCCTCCCTGACTTGGGTGGGCCACTCCGGAAGGAGTGGCCCATTTTTTGTGCCGAGTATGAACGACAGCTTGGAGGTGGAAGTCCTCTACCCAGCCTGATGGTGGCGAAGGGTTAGCGAAGCGCAAGGGCGTCATCGCGAGGTGGGGTCTGAAGAAAGCGTGGAGCAAATCCGCGACCCGATGAACAAGAACCGGATACGAGGCCTACCCGACCGGACGAGCGAGCAAATGATCGCGAAGTCCACAGCCATCAAGGGTCGGGGTGGTAGATCCGGCGGGTGTGCAGAGAAGGCGGTCGATCTTACCTCGGGAGGTCTGCGCTCTGTCTCGGCAACGGGACTGAGGGCACCGCGAGGCGGCCTGACCGCAGCGCAGAAGTCAGCAGAGGGCAAAGTAGGCGGCAGCGCGCCGCCGAAGGCCCGAACGGTGGAAGTGGTTAGTAGAGCAGTCGATCTCGTGCAAGCCATGCGGCAGAAGAATCAGGTTGAGCTGAACTCGGACACCGGAGCGCAGGGTGAAGCCCAAAGCGCCGCCGTCCGAGAGACTGAAGCAAGCACGGCGACGGCTAGTCTCGAACGCCCGGCGGTCGCAGGACCATCGATGGAAGCAGTAATCGAGCGTGAGAATCTGAAGAAAGCGTTGGCGCAAGTGAAGCGCAACAAGGGTTCGGCGGGCGCCGACGGGATGACCGTCGGCGAGCTGCCGGCCTACCTGAAAGAGCACTGGCCTACGATCCGGGCCCAGTTACTTGAGGGCACCTACAAACCGCGGCCGGTGCGGCGAGTGGAGATACCGAAGGCGTTGGGCGGCATGCGGCTGCTCGGCATTCCGACGGTGCTCGACCGCTTCGTCCAGCAGGTGGTGATGCAGGTGCTGCAGGCGGACTGGGACGGGACGCTCTCCGAAACGAGCTTCGGCTTCCGGCCGGGGCGTTCGGCACATCAGGCGGTGGAACGGGCACAGGCGTATATCTCGTCTGGGCACGCCACTGTCGTGGATATCGACTTGGAAAAGTTCTTCGACCGGGTCAACCATGACATCCTGATGGGGCTGGTTGCCAAGCGGGTCGCTGACAAGCGTCTCCTGAAACTCATCCGTGGGTTCTTGAACGCGGGTGCAATGGAAGGAGGGCTGGTCAGGCCGACGGAAGAGGGCATGCCGCAAGGAGGTCCGCTCTCGCCGCTGTTGTCGAATCTGATGCTGGATGTGCTGGACAAGGAACTGGAGAAGCGCGGCCACCGCTCTGTCCGCTATGCCGATGACTGCAACATCTATGTGCGCAGTCGGCGGGCAGGCGAACGAGTGCAGGTCAGCATCGAACGATTCCTAGAAAAGCGCCTCAAGCTGAAGGTCAACAAAGCAAAGAGCGCGGTCGCCAAACCGAGCGTCCGCAAGTTCCTGGGCTTCAGCTTTAGTATTAGTAGCGCAACGGAGCCGCGGCGTCGCATTGCGCCGCAGGCGCTCGCCCGCTTCAAGGCGAAAGTTCGGGCGCTGACGCGGCGCACGCGTGGCCGAAGCCTTGCGCAGATTGTCAAGGAGTTGTCCGTCTATCTGATCGGATGGCGCGGCTACTTTGGCTTCTGCCAAACCCCATCGGTATTGCGCGACCTTGACCAATGGCTCAGGCGGCGGTCGCGCGCCATCGTCTGGAAGCAATGGAAGCGCGGAAGCACTCGTTATGCGCAGCTGCGACGCCGTGGCGTCGGCCGGCACCGGGCGGCGAGAACCGCCGGAAGCCCACATGGCCCTTGGCGGCTCGCGAACAGCCCCGCGCTCACCATCGCCATGCCAAACAACTTCTTCGCCTCACTCGGATCGGCCTCCGTCATGGCACAGCGACGTGCATAATCCGCCGAACCGCCGGATACGGACCCGTATGTCCGGTGGTGTGGGAGGGGCGGCGTCGCGAGACGTCCCCCTATCCCAATTGTGACCTAAAGGTATGATTTCAGCTGCTCTATAATCGCCGGTGTGGAAGGGAGAAGCCCGTCATCGACCTTGATGACGAAGTCACTGAACAGAATCCGAATGGGATAGCGATACTCGGCCGGACAGGAAAAACTGCGACTCGGGCAACGTTCGCTTGATCTCGAGCTTGTACGACAAGTTAACTTCGGTGGGCAGTATCGGTCGACGGCGCATTTGGTTTTGATATATCTCCGAACGATCGAGTCCAGAAGCCTAGCCCTACCGCGCCGAAAAATCAGTCCGTCTTAGTCTCAATTCGATACGGTACGACGCCCCTTTCTGCAGTGCCAACATCAAGAGCTCGTCCGATAGGAGGTAGCGCGCGGTGTCGACAGTCTGTCCGTTCGCAAGCGCGGCAGCCGGGGCCGATAGGATCCGCAGCCTCTACGTCTTCCAGATCGATACCCTTTGAATATACCGTCTGACTGGCGTAAGCGATCTCGCAGCCTAGTCCGACTGCGACCGCGCGAGGTCGATTCAGGTACGAGCCGGCAGAAAGGCCAACGGTGCGCGCGATACACAGGTAGGTCGTGAGATCAGGCGTAGCTGCGAGCTGAACCAGAATACGGCCTGGTTGAGAGAACGATTGGTGGACGTTCCAAAGCGGGCAGGGACCTCCAAAACGGGCGAATTGGAAGCGCGTGGCGCTGCTGCGCTTCAGTACGTTTCCGGCAATGTCGATCTTCAGAAAATAGAACGGAATACCCGGCGAGGTTCGACGTTGTAACGTGCTCAAGCGATGGCAGACTTGCTCGAAGCTCGCTCCAAAGCGTCGCTGGAGGCGTTCGACATCGTATCGCGCGTCCCGCGCGGCGTGAAGGAAAGGCTCGTAGGGCATAACAATTGCGCCAGCATAGTAGTTGGCGAGAGCGACGCGTGCCAGCGCGGCAGCTTCGTCGTTGCTAAGGCGAGCCTGCCTGACCTGCCGCTCGATGGTTTCCCCCTCCTCAAGGAGACCGATTACATGCGCGATCCAGAACATGCGGCTCTCCGTCGGCGCATCCTCGGAAAGGAATAGCGTCCGGGAATTGCGATCGAGTCGCCAGATCATTCCGCTATCGAGCGCTTCCGGTGCATGCTCTATTTTGATCCGGTACGCATCGCGTAGGTACCTGACAAAGTCTTCGCCGCGGTTCTCGGGACTAAAGCTTCTGACGGCTGCAAGTCGTTCGGCCGCGCGGTCGAGCACATCGAAATGATTGCGCTTCGATTGCACCCAGTCTCGGACCTCGTCGTATGGAAAGCGGCTCGCAGCTCCCGAGTCATCTCGCACGATGACCGTCTGCAGCGAGCGGTGTTCCTCCTCTACCGCCAGATAGGCCCGGTAGAGGTGCAGGAAGCGCTGCGCGATATCAGGCGCGACCCGGAGGGCGGCGGTGGCCTCCTCTCCTGAAACGGCAGTACCGAACAAGGGGTCGCTCGCGCTTTCTCGAAGTTCACTTGCGAGCCGCAAATCATCGTCGTCAGCGAAATAGTTCACGTCTATGCGGTATAACTCCCCCAATCGCATCAGAAGCCTGCGCGTAATCGGTCTCTGATCCGCCTCGATCTGGCTAAGATAAGCTGCCGAGATTTCGAGTGCGTCGGCTAACGCCGCTTGCGTTGTGCCACGCTGTTCCCGAAGCCGCCGCAGTCGGTCGCCCGCGAAGATCTTCCGCAACTTCATTGCTTTGCAATCTTTGCAATTTCAGAAAAATAATCAGCAGGAATGAGCATTTTCAACGCTCCCCTTGGCCGGGCGGATTAGCTAAATTGGCATAAATCAATCGGGGGTGCAAAGATGAGGCCAGTTCCGCGTTTCTCGTTTGCAGCCCCGACCCATCCGGAGAGGTCGAAAGGCCACAGCCGATATCATGATCCTTTTGGACCAGCTCCTCGACGGTGACGCCGCGACCACGCTCGGCCGATGGCCGGTTGCGAATTCTCATGCCATGGCCTCCGCT from Bradyrhizobium arachidis carries:
- the ltrA gene encoding group II intron reverse transcriptase/maturase, which encodes MIAKSTAIKGRGGRSGGCAEKAVDLTSGGLRSVSATGLRAPRGGLTAAQKSAEGKVGGSAPPKARTVEVVSRAVDLVQAMRQKNQVELNSDTGAQGEAQSAAVRETEASTATASLERPAVAGPSMEAVIERENLKKALAQVKRNKGSAGADGMTVGELPAYLKEHWPTIRAQLLEGTYKPRPVRRVEIPKALGGMRLLGIPTVLDRFVQQVVMQVLQADWDGTLSETSFGFRPGRSAHQAVERAQAYISSGHATVVDIDLEKFFDRVNHDILMGLVAKRVADKRLLKLIRGFLNAGAMEGGLVRPTEEGMPQGGPLSPLLSNLMLDVLDKELEKRGHRSVRYADDCNIYVRSRRAGERVQVSIERFLEKRLKLKVNKAKSAVAKPSVRKFLGFSFSISSATEPRRRIAPQALARFKAKVRALTRRTRGRSLAQIVKELSVYLIGWRGYFGFCQTPSVLRDLDQWLRRRSRAIVWKQWKRGSTRYAQLRRRGVGRHRAARTAGSPHGPWRLANSPALTIAMPNNFFASLGSASVMAQRRA
- a CDS encoding short-chain fatty acyl-CoA regulator family protein; this translates as MKLRKIFAGDRLRRLREQRGTTQAALADALEISAAYLSQIEADQRPITRRLLMRLGELYRIDVNYFADDDDLRLASELRESASDPLFGTAVSGEEATAALRVAPDIAQRFLHLYRAYLAVEEEHRSLQTVIVRDDSGAASRFPYDEVRDWVQSKRNHFDVLDRAAERLAAVRSFSPENRGEDFVRYLRDAYRIKIEHAPEALDSGMIWRLDRNSRTLFLSEDAPTESRMFWIAHVIGLLEEGETIERQVRQARLSNDEAAALARVALANYYAGAIVMPYEPFLHAARDARYDVERLQRRFGASFEQVCHRLSTLQRRTSPGIPFYFLKIDIAGNVLKRSSATRFQFARFGGPCPLWNVHQSFSQPGRILVQLAATPDLTTYLCIARTVGLSAGSYLNRPRAVAVGLGCEIAYASQTVYSKGIDLEDVEAADPIGPGCRACERTDCRHRALPPIGRALDVGTAERGVVPYRIETKTD